One genomic window of Euwallacea fornicatus isolate EFF26 chromosome 7, ASM4011564v1, whole genome shotgun sequence includes the following:
- the LOC136340174 gene encoding peptidyl-prolyl cis-trans isomerase 1-like isoform X1 has translation MEHPSQIEDHLLSSPVMCKVRKTDILPSRINTSRLLISAYFVKEASEKRNSVNVPQIQKKATESKMSEFFKRRLERSGACQKCPTRSPVGELERKTIDNDLARRVDSVDPEQGPSSAHCSRQTRWVNYRASSESIDARIESRGTSSNRVDEDECRRARKSRSSRRHRRRQRRSRSLTNHKGNYRRSRSSSLSVEEMELSRQRCNRSNSSNESSRRLSVNDEEQMLQEHYEYQYGCYYEGAYQYDCPWEEFEGDRGYHSC, from the exons ATGGAGCATCCATCACAAATTGAAGATCACTTGCTGTCTTCACCTGTTATGTGCAAAGTGCGGAAGACGGATATACTCCCTAGCCGTATAAATACCAGTCGTCTCCTCATTTCCGCTTATTTCGTCAAAGAAGCTTCCGAGAAGCGGAACTCGGTTAATGTGCCGCAGATTCAGAAGAAAGCAACAGAATCAAAAATGAGTGAATTCTTTAAAAGAAGATTAGAACGATCTGG AGCATGCCAGAAATGCCCAACAAGATCTCCAGTGGGAGAGCTGGAACGAAAAACCATCGATAACGACCTAGCTCGGAGGGTTGACTCAGTGGACCCTGAGCAAGGTCCCAGCTCTGCTCATTGTTCAAGGC agaCAAGGTGGGTGAATTACCGAGCATCATCCGAAAGCATCGACGCGAGGATTGAATCTCGAGGAACTTCCTCAAATAG GGTTGATGAAGACGAATGCAGAAGAGCACGAAAGTCAAGATCGTCGCGTAGACACCGCAGAAGACAAAG AAGAAGCAGAAGCCTCACCAACCACAAAGGAAATTATAGAAGATCCAGAAGCTCCAGTTTAAGTGTGGAGGAAATGGAACTCTCGCGGCAGAGGTGTAATAGAAGCAACAGTTCAAATGAATCTAGTCGACGATTATCAGTTAATGATGAAGAACAAATGCTTCAAGAGCATTATGAATATCAATATGGTTGTTATTATGAAGGGGCATATCAATACGATTGTCCTTGGGAGGAATTTGAGGGTGATCGTGGCTATCACTCTTGCTAA
- the LOC136340174 gene encoding uncharacterized protein isoform X3 yields the protein MVPRACQKCPTRSPVGELERKTIDNDLARRVDSVDPEQGPSSAHCSRQTRWVNYRASSESIDARIESRGTSSNRVDEDECRRARKSRSSRRHRRRQRRSRSLTNHKGNYRRSRSSSLSVEEMELSRQRCNRSNSSNESSRRLSVNDEEQMLQEHYEYQYGCYYEGAYQYDCPWEEFEGDRGYHSC from the exons ATGGTTCCTCG AGCATGCCAGAAATGCCCAACAAGATCTCCAGTGGGAGAGCTGGAACGAAAAACCATCGATAACGACCTAGCTCGGAGGGTTGACTCAGTGGACCCTGAGCAAGGTCCCAGCTCTGCTCATTGTTCAAGGC agaCAAGGTGGGTGAATTACCGAGCATCATCCGAAAGCATCGACGCGAGGATTGAATCTCGAGGAACTTCCTCAAATAG GGTTGATGAAGACGAATGCAGAAGAGCACGAAAGTCAAGATCGTCGCGTAGACACCGCAGAAGACAAAG AAGAAGCAGAAGCCTCACCAACCACAAAGGAAATTATAGAAGATCCAGAAGCTCCAGTTTAAGTGTGGAGGAAATGGAACTCTCGCGGCAGAGGTGTAATAGAAGCAACAGTTCAAATGAATCTAGTCGACGATTATCAGTTAATGATGAAGAACAAATGCTTCAAGAGCATTATGAATATCAATATGGTTGTTATTATGAAGGGGCATATCAATACGATTGTCCTTGGGAGGAATTTGAGGGTGATCGTGGCTATCACTCTTGCTAA
- the LOC136340174 gene encoding uncharacterized protein isoform X2, with protein sequence MTVLHLVGFVCAPLRQHEQQAPNVSNIIHVFHRACQKCPTRSPVGELERKTIDNDLARRVDSVDPEQGPSSAHCSRQTRWVNYRASSESIDARIESRGTSSNRVDEDECRRARKSRSSRRHRRRQRRSRSLTNHKGNYRRSRSSSLSVEEMELSRQRCNRSNSSNESSRRLSVNDEEQMLQEHYEYQYGCYYEGAYQYDCPWEEFEGDRGYHSC encoded by the exons ATGACTGTTTTACACCTGGTGGGTTTTGTCTGTGCTCCTTTGCGGCAACATGAACAACAAGCTCCTAACGTATCGAACATAATTCATGTTTTTCACAGAGCATGCCAGAAATGCCCAACAAGATCTCCAGTGGGAGAGCTGGAACGAAAAACCATCGATAACGACCTAGCTCGGAGGGTTGACTCAGTGGACCCTGAGCAAGGTCCCAGCTCTGCTCATTGTTCAAGGC agaCAAGGTGGGTGAATTACCGAGCATCATCCGAAAGCATCGACGCGAGGATTGAATCTCGAGGAACTTCCTCAAATAG GGTTGATGAAGACGAATGCAGAAGAGCACGAAAGTCAAGATCGTCGCGTAGACACCGCAGAAGACAAAG AAGAAGCAGAAGCCTCACCAACCACAAAGGAAATTATAGAAGATCCAGAAGCTCCAGTTTAAGTGTGGAGGAAATGGAACTCTCGCGGCAGAGGTGTAATAGAAGCAACAGTTCAAATGAATCTAGTCGACGATTATCAGTTAATGATGAAGAACAAATGCTTCAAGAGCATTATGAATATCAATATGGTTGTTATTATGAAGGGGCATATCAATACGATTGTCCTTGGGAGGAATTTGAGGGTGATCGTGGCTATCACTCTTGCTAA
- the LOC136340167 gene encoding uncharacterized protein: MSQDYHSESNRESSPDDDFSKRSILSKIDISVLKRYKLSVTRIASGSAPFPLNRTEHLLDRTIDDPSKICAYVHLRKSYPPQVPIFGPNIKVNQEFTGDRTVVRSRRKKSQSQRQRNRSRSQSHRSERRSHRRSGDRSKSRNRERRSESKARSRRRSRSRSTSRKYRSRSRERRRSRDKHKSPGSSRHSRKSRSRSRSAGPSRRRSISPLKPGEYRPGHPDLALSVEERRHRRSRTRSQSPRGSTDRYKSTRSKDRRSSERSRSKRSSRSPHKRHREHSRSSSTVLMPTMDFGYYDGYNPMPMHPYRARFPMMDPHFYYPRMYPPGMMMPRMPMGPMMQRMPRPRLPVYNQGNKPVEVKPVPVPNEERSERVIIEEANGNAAPIERVSSTDKHSENEVNDSEKKND, from the exons atgagtcAGGATTACCATTCAGAATCTAATCGAGAGAG ttCACCAGAtgatgacttttcaaaacgtAGTATACTCTCCAAGATAGACATATCTGTATTGAAGAGGTACAAATTATCTGTTACCCGGATTGCGTCGGGATCAGCGCCATTTCCTCTGAACAGAACAGAACACCTTCTAGACAGAACAATCGATGATCCTTCGAAAATTTGCGCTTATGTCCACCTGCGTAAAA GCTACCCTCCACAGGTGCCAATATTTGGACCCAACATTAAGGTAAATCAAGAATTCACCGGAGATCGAACAGTGGTACGTTCTAGAAGAAAGAAAAGCCAATCACAACGGCAAAGGAACAGATCGAGATCGCAAAGCCACAGGTCTGAAAGGAGGTCTCATAGAAGAAGTGGAGATCGCAGTAAAAGCAGGAATAGAGAGAGAAGGAGCGAAAGCAAAGCAAGGAGTCGAAGGAGAAGTAGATCTAGGAGTACATCCAGGAAGTATAGATCTAGAAGTCGGGAGCGAAGGCGTAGTCGTGATAAGCATAAATCGCCAGGCAGTTCGCGACACAGCAGGAAATCGAGATCTCGCTCCAGATCTGCAGGACCAAGCAGGAGACGGTCAATATCTCCTTTGAAACCTGGGGAATACCGTCCTGGACATCCAGATCTTGCTTTGTCTGTTGAAGAACGGAGGCATAGGAGGTCGAGAACGCGCAGTCAAAGTCCCAG GGGGTCAACAGACAGATACAAATCAACTCGCAGCAAAGACAGACGCTCTTCAG agAGATCTAGGTCAAAAAGATCCTCTCGGTCACCACACAAGAGACACAGGGAACATTCCAGGTCTTCATCCACAGTGCTTATGCCAACAATGGACTTTGGTTACTATGAC GGCTACAATCCCATGCCAATGCATCCCTACAGAGCTCGATTTCCAATGATGGATCCCCATTTCTATTATCCTAGAATGTACCCACCAGGGATGATGATGCCCCGAATGCCCATGGGACCAATGATGCAGCGCATGCCAAGGCCACGATTGCCAGTTTACAACCAAGGGAATAAGCCTGTCGAGGTCAAACCAGTTCCTGTTCCAAATGAAGAGCGAAGTGAGCGAGTTATTATTGAAGAGGCGAACGGCAATGCTGCTCCAATTGAGAGGGTTTCCTCAACAGACAAGCATAGTGAAAATGAAGTGAATGATAGTGAAAAAAAGAATGATTAA
- the Srp68 gene encoding signal recognition particle subunit SRP68, whose product MVVVLSEKLIEQLHPGEKNDAPTKPRESSQTFCLEILKIIKDSQQQHGLRHGDYQRYRGYCSRRISRLRKVLKIPQGDRRHFKKWDVTEAHINSSRADERYLHIPLILTERCWAYAMQLKQESNTEPRKKFHLVQKLRKACIYSLKLDELCKTDKCDARTQLEAQAYVAWIHGSLQFELELWVQAAENLKKAQVIYEKVAATLPDEEQLPYKQRVEEIAPSLRYCAYNIGDEKAVNLLELRSQGVLETLDALVSQSKEKTAAILHEVTWFDLKIPIRIERVRLFLLSIEVLDESLKNAEDNQAKIKILENLFIDLRDVISLTRESARTEKQDQLVLAYLLSIRIERTSQRNLLLLQQTKKPQDCVRLLDINIQQTSELSQNESIKDINAAQAYFETQRVAYKVLRSYYLAKTHAAAKRWREAAVLFDASAKAVVNLQFDRYLTVLRQLLTTVKENAETEVVIAKANFVLDSQEDQPIPVPQKVFKSKKPLIERLDEFREEPQLLSKNPNLVPVPPNMEPVPAKPLFFDLANNLVAFPDLTEKLEGQAKAKQGAGISGFVKGLWGWGSKK is encoded by the exons ATGGTTGTGGTTCTATCAGAAAAGCTTATTGAACAATTACATCCGGGTGAAAAAAATGATGCCCCAACGAAACCACGAGAGTCTTCCCAGACCTTCTGTCTTGAAA TactaaaaatcattaaagacTCTCAGCAACAACATGGATTAAGACATGGAGACTATCAGAGATACCGAGGATACTGTTCAAGGCGCATCAGCAGGCTACGCAAGGTACTGAAGATCCCACAAGGGGACCGAAGACATTTCAAGAAGTGGGATGTAACAGAAGCCCATATTAATTCCTCCAG GGCTGATGAAAGATACCTGCACATTCCTCTGATTTTAACAGAAAGATGTTGGGCATATGCAATGCAATTGAAACAAGAGTCAAACACTGAGCCaaggaaaaaatttcatttagtccaaaagttgCGCAAGGCATGCATTTACTCTTTAAAACTGGATGAATTGTGCAAAACTGATAAGTGCGATGCTCGCACTCAATTGGAGGCTCAAGCATATGTGGCTTGGATTCATGGGTCTTTACAGTTTGAGCTTGAACTGTGGGTGCAGGCTGCAGAGAATTTGAAGAAAGCACAG gtaatttatgaaaaagttGCTGCAACTCTCCCAGATGAAGAGCAGCTGCCCTATAAACAAAGAGTAGAGGAAATAGCTCCCAGCTTGCGTTACTGCGCCTACAATATAGGCGATGAGAAAGCTGTTAATTTACTTGAATTGCGAAGTCAAG ggGTTTTGGAAACCCTTGACGCTCTGGTCTCtcaatcaaaagaaaaaactgcTGCAATTTTACATGAAGTGACATGGTTTGACTTGAAAATACCCATTAGAATTGAACGCGTTCGCCTTTTTCTGCTTAGCATCGAAG TCTTGGATGAGTCGTTGAAAAACGCAGAAGACAAtcaagcaaaaataaaaatcttggaGAATCTATTCATCGATCTACGTGATGTTATATCTTTGACTAGAGAGAGCGCGCGCACAGAGAAACAAGACCAGCTGGTCTTGGCGTATTTGCTGTCAATTAGAATTGAGCGTACCTCACAAAGAAATCTTTTGTTACTACAGCAAACTAAAAAGCCGCAGGATTGCGTTCGATTATTAGACATTAACATTCAGCAAACATCAGAGCTGTCCCAAAACGAGTCAATCAAAGATATCAATGCTGCGCAAGCGTACTTTGAAACTCAGAGAGTGGCATACAAAGTGTTACGCAGCTATTATTTAGCCAAAACACACGCCGCGGCCAAAAGATGGCGCGAGGCCGCCGTTTTATTCGACGCCTCCGCCAAAGCTGTGGTCAACTTGCAATTTGACAGGTATCTAACTGTGTTAAGACAGTTGCTGACAACTGTCAAAGAAAACGCGGAAACCGAGGTTGTGATTGCTAAAGCCAACTTTGTCTTGGACAGTCAAGAGGACCAGCCCATTCCGGTACCTCAGAAAGTCTTCAAGTCAAAGAAGCCTTTGATAGAGAGGTTAGATGAGTTCAGGGAGGAGCCACAGTTGTTATCGAAGAACCCAAATCTGGTGCCTGTGCCCCCCAACATGGAACCGGTGCCAGCAAAGCCGTTGTTCTTTGACTTGGCCAATAACTTGGTGGCATTCCCCGACTTGACCGAAAAGTTGGAGGGACAGGCCAAGGCCAAGCAGGGTGCCGGCATTTCCGGATTCGTTAAGGGGTTGTGGGGCTGGGGATCAAAAAAATAG
- the Rpp20 gene encoding ribonuclease P protein subunit p20, giving the protein MADSNKSPNGTSSKVKKRNQRPNPNHVFRKRQPPKPETGNNVIYVSTKTSLKVLLERCSKLINDNGNEIVIYCLGAAIQRGILLALQLCERHVSYQHDTKTFSTTLIDDLEPAVDDADYEMQRRFNSALRIRVFQTSPLNLTSE; this is encoded by the exons ATGGCAGATTCCAACAAATCTCCAAACGGAACCTCTAGTAAAGTGAAGAAACGGAACCAACGCCCCAATCCTAACCATGTCTTTCGAAAAAGACAGCCTCCAAAACCCGAAACAGGAAATAATGTGATTTATGTCAGTACTAAGACTAGCTTAAAG GTGCTCCTTGAGCGCTGCTCGAAACTAATTAATGACAATGGAAacgaaattgttatttattgcctTGGGGCTGCCATTCAGAGAGGCATTTTGCTAGCTCTTCAATTGTGTGAACGACATGTCAGTTATCAGCATGACACTAAAACTTTTTCAACAACTCTAATAG ATGATTTAGAGCCTGCAGTGGATGATGCAGATTATGAGATGCAAAGAAGATTTAATTCAGCATTAAGAATAAGAGTATTCCAAACTAGTCCATTAAATCTGACTTCTGAGTAA